One Nitrospira sp. DNA window includes the following coding sequences:
- a CDS encoding HAD-IIB family hydrolase: protein MYRRVMAFDFDGTLAVNGNVPPELESALARCRDSGHVLFLVTGRRYETVQLGYLGSLFAGIVWENGAVLSHTASGETYLPFGQLDARLLKAIEEAGIPFERGLAIAATWIPHDQALWRILSSHGGSTSVEYNKGAVMVLPPGATKGSGLERLLSLCGLSPRNLAAFGDAENDLSMMTLAEVSVAVGDAVPAVIETADVHATAPGPQGVLEILNEYPLGGKFLDIPLKRERPVLLGQTEDGTTVDIPASRLAGRNLGVFGNSATGKSWMVGLIAEGLHHEDYQVLLIDPEGDFRGLRVLPRFVSVSGDRATLPPPSAVVSLLDEGGVSLVLDLSQYPINLRSPYIVELIRTLRPVRERKFRPHWIVLDEAQEFLFEGSEVTTLLRPLLETGGWAFVSYRPDRLSESVLTSLHHLLLTKLTDSQIGDSLRTYCAICSLRDARLEQIPMGSALLCGGELVRMRPAIRRVPHVRHLYKYLDIPLPQGKRFSFRTDKGYLGVEAASLYELSRWIPTLPLECLEYHARRDDFVKWADGTLGDQGLASRLRKVANRHYQGEELREALTQVVTTHYDELRQLK, encoded by the coding sequence ATGTATCGCCGTGTCATGGCTTTCGACTTCGACGGCACACTGGCCGTCAATGGGAATGTGCCTCCCGAGCTGGAGTCAGCATTGGCGCGCTGCCGCGACAGCGGCCATGTGCTGTTTCTCGTCACGGGGCGCCGCTACGAAACCGTCCAGCTCGGCTATCTGGGAAGTCTGTTCGCCGGCATTGTGTGGGAAAACGGCGCAGTCCTGAGCCATACGGCCAGCGGGGAGACCTATCTCCCGTTCGGTCAACTCGACGCACGACTGCTCAAGGCGATTGAAGAAGCAGGTATTCCATTTGAGCGGGGGCTCGCCATCGCCGCGACCTGGATTCCCCATGACCAGGCTCTCTGGCGCATTCTCAGCTCCCACGGCGGCAGCACGTCGGTCGAATACAACAAAGGCGCGGTCATGGTCCTGCCGCCCGGCGCGACGAAAGGATCCGGCCTCGAACGGCTCCTCTCCTTGTGCGGTCTGTCGCCGAGAAACCTCGCGGCGTTCGGCGACGCCGAAAACGACCTCTCCATGATGACCTTGGCCGAGGTATCGGTCGCGGTGGGCGATGCGGTCCCGGCCGTCATCGAAACCGCCGATGTCCATGCAACTGCTCCAGGCCCTCAGGGCGTTCTTGAGATTCTCAACGAGTATCCGCTGGGCGGGAAATTTCTTGATATCCCTCTCAAACGCGAGCGCCCGGTCTTACTGGGCCAGACTGAAGACGGCACAACCGTCGATATCCCAGCGTCCCGGTTAGCCGGACGCAATCTGGGCGTGTTCGGCAATTCGGCGACCGGCAAGTCCTGGATGGTCGGCTTGATTGCGGAAGGACTCCATCATGAGGACTATCAAGTGCTCCTCATCGATCCCGAAGGGGACTTTCGCGGGCTCCGCGTCCTGCCTCGATTCGTCTCGGTCAGCGGTGACCGGGCTACCCTGCCCCCTCCGTCCGCCGTCGTGTCACTGCTCGACGAAGGCGGCGTGTCTCTGGTCCTCGACCTGAGTCAATATCCGATCAACTTGCGAAGCCCCTATATTGTGGAGCTGATCCGGACGCTGCGCCCGGTGCGCGAACGCAAATTTCGCCCCCACTGGATCGTCCTGGATGAAGCCCAGGAGTTTTTGTTTGAAGGGAGTGAGGTCACAACGCTGCTCCGTCCGTTGCTGGAGACCGGCGGCTGGGCCTTCGTTTCCTACCGCCCGGACCGTTTAAGCGAGTCGGTCCTGACCTCGCTCCACCACCTGCTCCTGACCAAATTAACCGACAGCCAGATCGGCGACTCGCTGCGGACATACTGTGCTATCTGCAGTCTACGCGATGCACGCCTCGAGCAGATCCCGATGGGAAGCGCCCTGCTCTGTGGCGGCGAACTCGTCCGTATGCGCCCGGCGATCCGGCGTGTCCCCCACGTCCGCCACCTCTACAAATATCTCGACATCCCTCTTCCGCAGGGAAAACGATTCTCCTTCAGAACAGACAAGGGCTATCTGGGCGTCGAAGCAGCAAGTTTGTATGAATTATCCCGCTGGATACCGACGCTCCCGCTCGAGTGCCTCGAGTATCACGCCCGCCGGGATGATTTTGTGAAGTGGGCCGACGGGACACTCGGTGACCAAGGGCTCGCCTCCCGGCTGCGAAAAGTGGCGAATCGCCACTATCAGGGAGAAGAACTCCGGGAAGCGCTCACGCAGGTTGTGACCACGCATTACGACGAACTTCGGCAGCTTAAATAG
- the pal gene encoding peptidoglycan-associated lipoprotein Pal, translating into MPTRCHLPSLRFFLCLFVVAILSGCASRKIVTAVEDQSTVQRAAPETPAPVAAATISPQIPSEPPKAEPAAPIEPAPVQPEPARIEKPTVPPVAKEALAMEQPPAPAAAPTPSPQPAAQPAQAMAALSDVFFDFDRFTVRSDAQPMLEANAGALKLQPDQQIVIEGHCDERGTSAYNLVLGERRAQSVKRYLQVLGVPPSQIRITSYGKERPFCTEHSEACWQSNRRAHFRHP; encoded by the coding sequence ATGCCTACCCGGTGCCATCTGCCGTCACTTCGCTTTTTCCTCTGTCTGTTTGTTGTGGCAATACTGTCCGGCTGCGCGAGCCGCAAAATCGTCACGGCGGTCGAAGACCAGAGTACCGTCCAGAGGGCGGCACCAGAAACCCCGGCGCCTGTGGCGGCAGCCACGATCTCTCCACAGATTCCGTCTGAGCCGCCGAAAGCCGAGCCGGCAGCGCCGATAGAGCCGGCGCCGGTCCAACCGGAACCAGCCAGGATTGAAAAGCCGACGGTCCCGCCTGTCGCGAAAGAAGCACTGGCTATGGAACAGCCACCCGCTCCAGCTGCGGCACCAACACCATCCCCTCAACCGGCCGCGCAACCGGCTCAGGCGATGGCCGCACTGTCCGACGTGTTTTTCGATTTCGATCGGTTCACCGTTCGCAGTGATGCGCAACCGATGCTTGAAGCCAACGCCGGCGCTCTCAAGTTGCAACCCGATCAACAGATCGTCATTGAAGGCCACTGCGATGAACGGGGAACGAGCGCTTACAACCTGGTCTTGGGCGAACGACGGGCCCAATCGGTAAAACGCTATCTCCAGGTCCTGGGGGTTCCGCCATCACAAATTCGAATCACCAGCTATGGGAAAGAACGTCCCTTTTGCACGGAACATAGCGAAGCCTGCTGGCAGTCCAATCGACGCGCTCACTTCAGGCACCCGTAA